From one Culex quinquefasciatus strain JHB chromosome 3, VPISU_Cqui_1.0_pri_paternal, whole genome shotgun sequence genomic stretch:
- the LOC6038989 gene encoding uncharacterized protein LOC6038989 has protein sequence MDQVYKISACGKPQPASCRPLRLAILTVCLLAVLSQVSARPSDVTKPEEVISSTSSSSSSPASTVLSHNLKRRSAEEDYDDEVDYERVKRCHEDEDVNELCQRCSKVTKSSIVFPMCCSNEDETMDWCKAYVYYGIQN, from the exons G ATAAGCGCTTGCGGTAAGCCCCAACCGGCCTCCTGCCGTCCACTGAGACTGGCGATCCTGACGGTTTGTCTGCTGGCGGTGCTGAGTCAGGTCTCGGCCAGACCTTCGGACGTTACCAAGCCAGAGGAGGTGATCAGCAGTACTAGCAGTAGCAGTAGCAGTCCAGCATCCACCGTTCTCAGTCACAATCTGAAGCGTCGATCGGCGGAAGAGGATTACGACGACGAGGTGGATTACGAGCGCGTTAAGCGTTGTCATGAAGAC GAGGACGTCAACGAACTGTGCCAGCGCTGCTCGAAGGTGACAAAGTCGTCGATCGTGTTCCCCATGTGCTGTAGTAACGAGGACGAGACGATGGATTGGTGCAAAGCATACGTCTACTATGGGATACAAAATTGA